In Halococcus agarilyticus, a single genomic region encodes these proteins:
- a CDS encoding SDR family NAD(P)-dependent oxidoreductase, producing the protein MRFDDRTVLVTGAGAGIGRATAERCAEEGARVIVTDVDREGGKETVERIEAADGDATFHELDVRDEAAFVDLVESIAAEDSLDALVNNAGIGQPPAVVEETDTETFDRVLDVNLRGVWNGCHAALPAMKSQGSGAIVNVGSLASVLGLPKQSVYSLTKGAVLNFTRAVAAEAGPHGVRANAVCPGFTDTALGREYFESQDDPETARERMTAQYPLRRLGEPEEIADCIAFLASDESSYVTGHGLVVDGGYSAW; encoded by the coding sequence ATGCGATTCGACGATCGAACGGTGCTCGTGACGGGTGCGGGGGCGGGGATCGGGCGTGCGACCGCGGAGCGCTGCGCCGAGGAAGGCGCTCGGGTGATCGTGACCGATGTCGACCGCGAGGGCGGCAAGGAGACCGTCGAGCGGATCGAAGCGGCGGACGGCGACGCGACGTTCCACGAACTCGACGTGCGCGACGAGGCGGCGTTCGTGGATCTCGTCGAATCCATCGCCGCCGAGGACAGTCTCGACGCGCTGGTCAACAACGCCGGGATCGGTCAGCCGCCGGCGGTCGTCGAGGAGACCGATACCGAGACGTTCGATCGAGTCCTCGACGTCAATCTTCGAGGGGTGTGGAACGGCTGTCACGCCGCCCTGCCGGCGATGAAGTCCCAGGGATCGGGCGCGATCGTGAACGTCGGGTCGCTGGCGAGCGTGCTCGGCCTGCCGAAACAGTCGGTGTACTCGCTCACGAAGGGCGCGGTGCTCAACTTCACCCGCGCGGTGGCCGCCGAGGCGGGGCCACACGGGGTGCGCGCGAACGCCGTCTGTCCGGGTTTCACCGACACCGCACTCGGCCGTGAGTACTTCGAATCCCAGGACGACCCCGAGACCGCGCGCGAGCGGATGACCGCTCAGTACCCCCTCCGCCGACTCGGCGAGCCCGAGGAGATCGCCGACTGCATCGCCTTCCTCGCCAGCGACGAGTCCTCCTACGTCACCGGCCACGGACTCGTCGTCGACGGCGGGTACTCGGCGTGGTAG
- a CDS encoding RNA-binding protein, with amino-acid sequence MQVRSRHHLRSDAVDEIERTLADRLGVDLAGDTYERVEFAESDRDLVLVDGEPLVIYLDDEPFLTVRGANAHPAETGVVTVDTGAISFVSDGADVMRPGITEADPGIEAGQHVVIVEETHGKALAIGRALVDGEEMTGDSGKVVESLHHVGDDLYEFSI; translated from the coding sequence ATGCAGGTCAGATCCCGCCACCACCTCAGAAGCGACGCGGTCGACGAAATCGAGCGGACGCTCGCCGATCGGCTCGGCGTCGATCTCGCTGGCGACACCTACGAGCGCGTCGAGTTCGCCGAGAGCGACCGTGATCTCGTCCTCGTCGACGGCGAGCCGCTCGTGATATACCTCGACGACGAGCCCTTCCTCACCGTGCGCGGTGCGAACGCCCACCCGGCCGAGACGGGCGTGGTCACCGTCGACACCGGCGCGATCTCGTTCGTCTCCGACGGCGCTGACGTGATGCGGCCGGGCATCACCGAGGCCGATCCCGGGATCGAGGCGGGCCAGCACGTCGTGATCGTCGAAGAGACCCACGGCAAGGCTCTCGCGATCGGTCGCGCGCTCGTCGACGGCGAGGAGATGACTGGCGATTCGGGGAAGGTCGTCGAGTCGCTCCACCACGTCGGCGACGATCTCTACGAGTTCTCGATCTGA
- a CDS encoding DUF7562 family protein, whose product MWGSRRTRESKTVTCIACGGSVRRSEAREYDKHGNRWERSGKEFEHLCKDCYRDLCHQPRDELEALLVEIHAVEGTDSRTAFLRRYGELVEERYGPLEERER is encoded by the coding sequence ATGTGGGGGTCCCGGCGCACCCGGGAAAGCAAAACGGTCACCTGTATTGCGTGCGGCGGCTCGGTCCGGCGCTCCGAGGCGCGCGAGTACGACAAGCACGGCAATCGGTGGGAGCGCAGCGGCAAGGAGTTCGAACACCTCTGCAAGGACTGCTACCGGGATCTCTGCCACCAGCCACGCGACGAGCTCGAAGCCCTCCTCGTCGAGATCCACGCCGTCGAGGGGACCGATTCACGCACCGCGTTCCTCCGGCGGTACGGGGAGCTCGTCGAGGAGCGCTACGGCCCGCTGGAAGAGCGCGAGCGCTGA
- a CDS encoding type II toxin-antitoxin system PemK/MazF family toxin encodes MSEEGADVRRGDIVIVELDPTRGHEMRKTRPGVVVQNDVGNRNASTTVVAPATTTHRGYPFEVLVPAAGSDFEQDSSVRVDQLRTVDIAERIRSVVGRLSASVMRDVDDALRIELALD; translated from the coding sequence ATGAGTGAGGAGGGGGCGGACGTCCGGCGCGGGGACATCGTTATCGTCGAACTCGATCCGACGCGCGGACACGAGATGCGAAAGACGCGTCCAGGCGTCGTCGTCCAGAACGACGTCGGCAACCGGAACGCGAGCACGACCGTCGTCGCCCCCGCAACGACGACCCACCGCGGGTATCCCTTCGAGGTACTCGTTCCCGCTGCCGGGAGCGATTTCGAGCAGGATTCGTCGGTTCGCGTCGATCAGCTCCGAACGGTCGATATCGCCGAACGAATCCGATCCGTCGTCGGCCGGCTGTCGGCGTCGGTCATGCGCGACGTCGACGACGCGCTGCGGATCGAACTCGCGCTGGACTGA
- a CDS encoding MBL fold metallo-hydrolase, whose product MSDSEPGSSMDALVPAELARAIDAGDRVSVLDVRDRDEIASWAIEGSSIEHEHVPYARFLQAEVTGGVDDLAADLDLDEPITVVCGRGEASDHVADLLAGAGVAARNLAEGMTGWARVYRASEIDSGGPATIIQYRRPSSGCLAYLVHAGGEAAVIDPLRAFTDRYVADAADRGVDLRYVIDTHLHADHVSGVRRLATETGAEPLFPEPAAARGVDGVTTVADGEALALGDTVIEAIAAPGHTSGAFAFRAGDALLTGDSLFLDGVPRPDLEAGADGARDLAGTLHDTLTGRFDALDDDLLVAPGHHGPSEQPEAGGAYTARLGDLRERLPAFSMGRKEFVERLLDGMGPRPANHERIVAINRGQENADDETAFELELGPNNCAAAPAE is encoded by the coding sequence ATGAGCGACTCCGAACCCGGATCGAGCATGGACGCACTCGTGCCCGCCGAACTCGCGCGCGCCATCGACGCCGGCGATCGGGTGAGCGTACTCGACGTCCGCGACCGCGACGAGATCGCGTCGTGGGCCATCGAAGGATCGTCGATCGAGCACGAGCACGTCCCCTACGCCCGGTTCCTCCAGGCCGAGGTCACCGGCGGAGTCGACGACCTCGCCGCCGATCTCGACCTCGACGAGCCGATCACGGTGGTCTGTGGCCGCGGCGAGGCGAGCGATCACGTCGCCGACCTGCTCGCCGGGGCGGGCGTCGCGGCCCGCAACCTCGCCGAGGGGATGACGGGTTGGGCGCGGGTCTATCGCGCAAGCGAGATCGACTCCGGCGGTCCCGCAACCATCATTCAGTATCGCCGACCCTCCAGCGGCTGCCTCGCGTATCTCGTCCACGCCGGCGGCGAGGCGGCGGTGATCGATCCGCTCCGAGCGTTCACGGATCGGTACGTCGCGGATGCGGCGGATCGCGGGGTCGATCTCCGCTACGTGATCGACACCCACCTCCACGCCGACCACGTGAGCGGCGTCCGGCGACTCGCGACCGAAACCGGCGCTGAGCCACTCTTCCCCGAGCCTGCCGCCGCGCGTGGCGTCGACGGCGTCACGACAGTCGCCGACGGCGAAGCACTCGCGCTCGGCGACACGGTGATAGAAGCGATCGCCGCACCGGGCCACACCTCGGGTGCGTTCGCGTTCCGAGCCGGCGACGCCCTGCTCACGGGCGACTCGCTGTTCCTCGATGGCGTTCCACGGCCGGACCTCGAAGCCGGTGCCGACGGTGCGCGCGACCTCGCCGGAACGCTCCACGACACGCTGACCGGGCGCTTCGACGCGCTCGACGACGATCTTCTCGTCGCGCCGGGCCACCACGGTCCGTCTGAACAGCCGGAAGCTGGCGGTGCGTACACCGCGCGGCTCGGTGACCTCCGCGAGCGACTTCCCGCCTTCTCGATGGGCAGGAAAGAATTCGTCGAGCGGCTGCTCGACGGGATGGGGCCGCGGCCGGCGAACCACGAACGGATCGTCGCGATCAACCGCGGACAGGAGAACGCCGACGACGAGACCGCGTTCGAACTCGAACTCGGACCGAACAACTGCGCCGCCGCGCCCGCGGAGTGA
- a CDS encoding SDR family oxidoreductase — protein sequence MAADQPLAGHAAIVTGASSGIGSATAHALAREGADIVLAARREERLEELATELEADHGVATLVAPTDVTEEDAVADLVDGTVDAFGSLDVLVNNAGLARGADVGTLSTEEYRTMMGVNVDGCFFTTRAALPHLRASEGNLIFVGSFAGQYPRPFNPVYAATKWWVRGFAHSVAGAVGEAGVGVTVVNPSEVRTEFGDDETFEERFDEGEVTEPDEIGDAIAFAARQDRSTVSELDLFRRDKFSDF from the coding sequence ATGGCAGCCGACCAGCCACTCGCCGGCCACGCGGCGATCGTCACCGGAGCCAGCTCGGGGATCGGGAGCGCGACGGCGCACGCGCTCGCACGTGAGGGGGCCGACATCGTGCTCGCCGCACGGCGGGAGGAACGCTTGGAGGAACTCGCCACGGAGCTCGAAGCCGATCACGGCGTCGCGACCCTCGTCGCGCCGACCGACGTCACCGAGGAGGACGCGGTTGCGGACCTCGTGGATGGGACGGTCGACGCGTTCGGCAGCCTCGATGTGCTCGTCAACAACGCCGGCCTCGCGCGCGGGGCCGACGTCGGGACCCTCTCGACCGAGGAGTACCGCACCATGATGGGCGTCAACGTCGACGGGTGTTTCTTCACGACGCGCGCGGCGCTGCCGCATCTCCGGGCGTCCGAGGGCAACCTGATCTTCGTCGGGAGCTTCGCGGGGCAGTACCCCCGCCCGTTCAACCCGGTCTACGCCGCGACGAAGTGGTGGGTCCGCGGGTTCGCCCACAGCGTCGCCGGCGCGGTCGGGGAGGCGGGCGTCGGCGTCACCGTGGTCAACCCCTCGGAGGTGCGGACGGAGTTCGGTGACGACGAGACCTTCGAGGAACGGTTCGACGAGGGCGAGGTCACCGAGCCCGACGAGATCGGCGACGCGATCGCGTTCGCCGCGCGCCAGGACCGCTCGACCGTGAGCGAACTCGACCTCTTCCGGCGCGACAAGTTCAGCGACTTCTGA
- a CDS encoding MFS transporter, with protein MASDPASVRDRVRELFALERDVLVLSVAMFAFSLGFQMTSRYLGEYMVALGASAFVVGLYGTFSNVISAVYPYPGGAISDRIGSRYALTVFGLLSAVGFAVWLVAPAFGALAVPLIFVGLVFAQAWKSFGLGATFAIVKQSVPPARLAEGFASTETFRRTAFLVGPLLAAGVFAILGATDTGSMADAQVVEAFVVILAIAVVFAVLGTLAQHVLYDSAGDDFGKAFEGVSQVANDLRNLPPELRPLLIGDTLVRFANGMVYVFFVLVVTRFLGVGFSATLPVVGTVDLSPQAYFGVLLGIEMAVALLTMIPVAKLTRRVGLKPVVAVGFAVYAVFPALLVAAPPDAGVLAALFALSGLRFAGLPAHKALIVGPAEQGAGGRVTGSYYLVRNVVVIPSAALGGVLYGGLAVPDVGTFAGSPPLAFGAATVIGLLGTGYFLVFGEEFAAVGG; from the coding sequence ATGGCGAGCGACCCCGCGAGCGTCCGCGACCGAGTACGGGAGCTGTTCGCGCTCGAACGCGACGTGCTCGTGCTCTCGGTCGCGATGTTCGCGTTCAGCCTCGGGTTCCAGATGACGAGCCGGTATCTCGGGGAGTACATGGTCGCGCTCGGCGCGAGTGCGTTCGTCGTGGGACTCTACGGCACCTTTTCGAACGTGATCAGCGCAGTCTATCCCTACCCCGGCGGCGCGATCTCGGATCGAATCGGCTCGCGGTACGCGCTCACCGTCTTCGGGCTGCTCTCGGCGGTCGGCTTCGCGGTGTGGCTCGTCGCGCCAGCGTTCGGCGCGCTCGCTGTCCCCCTGATCTTCGTCGGGCTCGTCTTCGCCCAGGCGTGGAAGTCCTTCGGGCTGGGGGCGACGTTCGCCATCGTCAAACAGAGCGTACCGCCCGCGCGGCTCGCGGAGGGCTTTGCGAGCACTGAGACGTTCCGCCGGACCGCGTTTCTCGTTGGACCGCTGCTCGCGGCCGGGGTGTTCGCCATCCTCGGGGCGACCGACACCGGATCGATGGCCGACGCGCAGGTGGTCGAGGCATTCGTCGTCATTCTCGCGATCGCGGTCGTCTTCGCCGTCCTCGGCACGCTCGCCCAGCACGTCCTCTACGATTCCGCTGGCGACGACTTCGGGAAGGCGTTCGAGGGAGTCTCGCAAGTCGCCAACGATCTTCGAAATCTGCCCCCGGAACTCCGCCCGCTGCTGATCGGCGATACCCTGGTACGGTTCGCCAACGGGATGGTGTACGTCTTCTTCGTACTCGTCGTCACCCGGTTTCTGGGCGTCGGTTTCTCGGCGACGCTCCCCGTCGTCGGGACCGTCGATCTCTCGCCCCAGGCGTACTTCGGCGTACTCCTCGGGATCGAGATGGCGGTCGCGCTCCTGACGATGATCCCCGTCGCGAAGCTCACGCGACGGGTGGGACTCAAACCCGTCGTCGCGGTCGGGTTCGCGGTGTACGCGGTCTTTCCCGCGCTGCTCGTCGCCGCGCCGCCGGATGCGGGGGTGCTCGCGGCGCTGTTTGCCCTCTCGGGACTGCGCTTTGCGGGACTGCCGGCGCACAAGGCACTCATCGTCGGGCCGGCGGAGCAGGGGGCGGGCGGTCGCGTCACCGGCTCGTACTACCTCGTTCGCAACGTCGTCGTGATCCCGAGCGCGGCGCTCGGCGGCGTGCTCTACGGCGGGCTGGCGGTGCCAGACGTCGGCACGTTCGCCGGGAGCCCGCCGCTCGCGTTCGGCGCAGCGACGGTCATTGGACTCCTCGGTACGGGCTACTTCCTCGTCTTCGGCGAGGAGTTCGCGGCCGTCGGTGGCTGA